The following coding sequences lie in one Mesorhizobium sp. DCY119 genomic window:
- a CDS encoding endonuclease/exonuclease/phosphatase family protein, giving the protein MKLVTYNIQYGIGRDGKFDLERIAASLEGADIIALQEVTRNLPRNGGVDLVAGLTSLLPDYFYIFGPAMDVDFGTRDANGKPANQRLQFGNMVLSRWPIVASRNLLLPRTRRFNRLNLQRSALEALITAPSGPIRVYSVHLDHLNLEERATQIRYLKERVYAYAMEGGAASGVSEFGFPELPSPEEFVLLGDFNMDRTSPEYIVMAGEADYAEGRQIVAHHPVDAFSLAGGVPDGAVSWMDDDKPEKNRLIDFAFVHAALATRVKRTWIDDEAKGSDHLPVWLELD; this is encoded by the coding sequence ATGAAGCTGGTCACCTACAATATCCAGTACGGCATCGGACGGGACGGCAAATTCGACCTCGAGCGCATTGCGGCCAGCCTCGAAGGCGCCGACATCATCGCTCTGCAGGAAGTTACGCGTAACCTTCCGCGCAACGGCGGTGTCGATCTGGTTGCCGGGCTGACCTCGCTGCTGCCTGACTACTTCTACATCTTCGGACCCGCCATGGATGTCGATTTCGGCACCCGGGACGCCAATGGCAAGCCGGCAAACCAGCGCCTGCAATTCGGCAACATGGTGTTGTCGCGCTGGCCGATCGTGGCTTCGCGCAACCTGCTGCTGCCGCGCACGCGCCGCTTCAACCGCCTCAACCTGCAGCGCTCGGCCCTGGAAGCGCTTATCACCGCGCCTTCCGGACCGATCCGTGTCTATTCCGTCCATCTCGACCACCTCAATCTCGAGGAGCGCGCCACCCAGATCCGTTACCTCAAGGAACGCGTCTACGCCTATGCCATGGAAGGCGGTGCGGCGAGCGGCGTTTCCGAATTCGGCTTCCCCGAACTGCCGTCCCCGGAGGAGTTCGTGCTTTTGGGCGACTTCAACATGGACCGCACCTCGCCGGAATACATCGTCATGGCCGGCGAGGCCGATTATGCCGAAGGCCGCCAGATCGTCGCACATCATCCCGTCGATGCCTTTTCGCTGGCCGGCGGCGTGCCTGACGGTGCCGTAAGCTGGATGGACGACGACAAGCCGGAAAAGAACCGCCTCATCGACTTCGCCTTCGTCCATGCCGCGCTCGCCACCCGCGTCAAACGCACTTGGATCGATGACGAGGCAAAAGGCTCCGACCATTTGCCGGTCTGGCTCGAACTCGACTGA
- the obgE gene encoding GTPase ObgE — protein MKFLDQAKVYIRSGNGGAGSVSFRREKFIEFGGPDGGDGGRGGDVWLEVVDGLNTLIDYRYQQHFKAQTGVHGMGRNMTGAKGADITLKVPVGTQVYEEDNETLICDLTQVGQRFRLAAGGNGGFGNQHFKTSTNQAPRRANPGLEGQEMWVWLRLKLIADAGLVGLPNAGKSTFLAAVTAAKPKIADYPFTTLHPGLGVARIDAREFVIADIPGLIEGAHEGIGIGDRFLGHVERTRVLLHLVSAQEENPGKAYKTVRAELEAYGHGLADKVEIVALSQVDTLDPDARKKKVASLKRAAGRAPILLSAATREGVEETLRALMAEVQASRAEAEPVEADDRWAK, from the coding sequence ATGAAATTCCTCGATCAGGCCAAAGTCTATATCCGCTCCGGCAATGGGGGCGCCGGCAGCGTCTCGTTCCGCCGCGAGAAATTCATCGAGTTCGGCGGGCCGGACGGTGGCGACGGCGGCCGTGGCGGCGACGTCTGGCTGGAAGTCGTCGACGGGTTGAACACGCTGATAGACTATCGCTACCAGCAGCATTTCAAGGCGCAGACCGGCGTGCATGGCATGGGCCGCAACATGACCGGCGCCAAGGGCGCGGACATTACGCTCAAGGTGCCTGTCGGCACGCAGGTCTATGAAGAAGACAACGAAACGCTGATCTGCGACCTGACCCAGGTCGGGCAACGCTTCCGCCTGGCAGCCGGCGGTAATGGCGGCTTCGGCAACCAGCATTTCAAGACCTCGACCAACCAGGCGCCGCGGCGCGCCAATCCCGGCCTTGAAGGACAGGAAATGTGGGTCTGGCTCAGGCTCAAGCTGATTGCCGACGCCGGCCTCGTCGGCCTGCCCAATGCCGGCAAGTCGACCTTCCTTGCGGCGGTGACGGCGGCCAAGCCGAAGATCGCCGACTATCCCTTCACCACGCTGCATCCGGGCCTTGGCGTCGCGCGCATCGATGCGCGCGAATTCGTCATCGCCGACATTCCCGGCCTGATCGAGGGCGCGCATGAGGGCATCGGCATCGGCGACCGCTTCCTAGGTCATGTCGAGCGCACCCGCGTGCTGCTGCATCTCGTCTCGGCGCAGGAAGAGAACCCCGGCAAGGCCTACAAGACCGTCCGTGCCGAGCTCGAGGCCTATGGTCACGGCCTGGCCGACAAGGTCGAGATCGTGGCGCTGAGCCAGGTCGATACGCTCGATCCGGATGCGCGCAAGAAGAAGGTCGCCTCGCTGAAGCGGGCTGCAGGCCGCGCGCCGATCCTGCTTTCGGCGGCGACACGGGAGGGCGTCGAAGAGACGCTGCGCGCGCTGATGGCTGAGGTGCAGGCATCGCGGGCCGAGGCGGAGCCTGTCGAGGCAGACGACCGGTGGGCGAAGTAG